Genomic DNA from Urocitellus parryii isolate mUroPar1 chromosome 5, mUroPar1.hap1, whole genome shotgun sequence:
gggctggggctgtggctcagtggtagagcactcacctgggttcaatcctcatcaccacataaaaataaagaaaaataaagttattgtgtccacctacaagtaaaaataaatattaaaaaaaactgccagcagggtgcagtggtacacacctgtaatcccagtggcttaggaggctgagacaggaggattgcaagttcaaagccagcctcagcaacttagtgaggcccttagccacttagagagaacctgtcttaaaattaaaaattaaaaaaagggctggggatgttgctcagtggttaagcactcttggattcaatcccctgtacccaaacaaacaaaaaacagacaaatttattttatcacagttGTGAAATCCAGAAGTCCAAAACCATGGTCCTGAAAGCTATCGGGGCAAAGAATCTGTCCTTGCCTCTGCCAGCTTCTGGGAGCTCCCAGAATTCCTTGGCTGTGGCCCACTCTGATCTCTGCCTGTGCCTTCATGTGGTCTTCTGCTTCTATGTCTTCTCGTTTCCCTCTTATAAAGACAGAGatcattggatttagggcccacccAGGTAATCCAGGATGACCTCACCTTGAGATCTTTAACCTGTTTATGTCACCACCCTTTGTCTACAAGGACAGCTCAATGATCTTCTCCAGAAGATGTGGGAGGTCCTGGGGTTAGGTTCACTATTTGTGTCAGGCTTCAGGGTGATGATTCTGAGCCAGTCTCCTTGCTCTTCCATACCTCCACAGATAAACCAAGCTCCTATTCATAGATGCCTACTAAAAGAAGACAGTGgcatatattttgcaaatatttttgatttctgGTTTGAATTTGGCCAGGACTCCTGGAAATAATGGAAGGAAGATGAATTCAAATGGAATTTTTACTCTTTCAAGGTACTGTTTGCTCTGGAAAAGGAGTTACACACATTTAAAGGGGCCTTAAAGCTGAGTACAGTGGCTCACACATACTGTGAGTGTACagttactgaggaggctgaggcaagaagattcaagtttgaggccatcctcagcaacatagcaataccctattcaaaataaaataaaaaggagtggggatgtatctcagtggtgagTGCTCACTAGCAtacaggaggctctgggttcaatctccagtactataaaaaaaatcatttgaattaaATTAAGGGGCCCTAAACCAGCTGTCTTGTGCATAATCTAATCCCAGGGAGTCTGAGGTGGAAGGATCCCTTGAGCTCAGAGATTTGAGACCAGTCCGGCCAAagtaagaccttgtttcaaagtaaaaggaatttagtctttttattattattttactaaaatttcaTATGAAGGATTGcataaagcttttattttaattagactctttttttttgcagtaaaCAATAGAAGAGCCAATTCAAGTGCTTGAATATAGCTCagagaggtagagcacttgcctaatatgccaAATCCCTGAGAATGCCAACTCAGTGTCCTAATCtcctataataaaaataaataaataaaataatgagagagagagagagagagagagagagagagagagagagagcagtttCTGACTATATTAAATATAGTCAAGGGCTCAGCACCCCTATCATGGACCGAAGTTCATCTTTCTGCTCTGCCATGCTCAAGTTGTTAGCTTTTGTTCTCATATTTGTTCCTTTGTGGTTACAAGATGGCTGCACTGCAGCAACTTGAAGCATCCTGTGCAAGCATCATATACTCCCTCAATAAGGTCCAGAGGTTGGAAGAGAGAAAATCCTTTCTTTGCATTccttttcaagagaaaaaaaaattccaataataCCTTCCTATTATTCCCCAACCAGCAGACATTACCTCACCCCTCATTTCCATAATTACATCACTCATCACTTGCTGTTTCCTTAACCAATCCCTGGTAAGAGCACTAGAATTGCCTTGTTAGTTTGGACATAGACTCTGGTGGTGGGGAGGCCACGCCCCTTCTGATGCACTGAGTTGCAGCCTAACACCTGAAGAGAACCCAGTTGTTTTGGCAGGTGCAACAATGAGCCTGGAAGAATGGTTTTAGGATAGATATGCAATAGTGATTGCTGCATGTGATAGTCTTTTCTGTGACATGTGGCATAAACGCCCTTGAATTAGGTTTGTGCATGTATAATCTATATATACAATTCAAAGAGGACAAAAATATTGACTTGCACCAAATAAGTGCTTCAACAACATTGAGTGAACGAacgaacaaatgaatgaatgaatgaatgaattagtcAATCAATCAAATTTAAGAACTGGAAATGATTGTTAGAATGAtaaaaatgtgggctggggatgtggctcaagcagtagcgcgctcgcctggcgtgtgtgcggcccaggttcgatcctcagcaccacatacaaacaaagatgttatgtccgccgaaaactaagaaataaatattgaaaattctctctctctctctttaaaaaaaaaaaaagaatgataaaaatgtatgttctctctttttctctaagggttggggatatagctcagttggtagagtacttgctttgcatgcacaaggccctgggttcaatcctcagcaccaccaaaaaaaacaaaacaaaacaaaaaaacattatgTTCTCTAGACATCTGCTAGCCCAATGAGATATTTGATAAGAATAGACGAGCATAGGGAAGAGGGCCTAGGGTGACAGCAGTGAGATATTATTTATacccactcttcctccatgacTTAAATTGATTTGTCAATGTAGACAAAACTTTTGTGTAATTAGGAAAACTTTTTATTCTCTCTATGGTCTgtcctaatttatttatttactattattacttGGTATGGGGTTTGAACCTatggtgctttactactgagccacatctctagccctttttattttaagacaggctctcactaaattgctgaggctgaaccaGGTACggtggtgctcgcctgtaatcccagcagctcaggaggctgaagtaggaggatggtgagttcaaagctagccccaGCAAcgatgaggctctaagcaactcattgagaccctgtctctaaataaaatacaaaatagggctggggatatggctcagtggttgagtgcccctgagttcaatccccagtttaaaaaaaaaaaaatttgttgaggctggccttggtcttgtgattctcttgtctttgcctcccaagttgttgggattacaggcatgcgccgcCTTGCCTGTCTTATCCTgtcctaaatttaaaaagagaagaggaaattttGGGGGGCTCTCGCCTACCCTCTGTGAGGTCCTAAGCTGGATCCTCAGCAGCAGctcaccaccacaacaaaaaatttCTGGTGagacaagtatttaaaaaatgcatgttcTTTATTGTGACAGACATGTCCAAGGTGTGTTGATTCTGAATATTTCCTTTTGGCTACAGACTTAGGGGGTGTTAGAGGAAGACATGTTCCCAGTACCTTCGTAGGGTTGATAAACTCAAACACTAGGCTCTTCAAATGAATGGGGGCAGTGACAGGATAATGAGAtgtcaataaaagagaatttctCCATGGGGCTGAGGGCAATTTCTTACTCCCACCACCCCAACACAGGGCGTATCTTCCCTTCAGCTTCTGCTGTCATGTCTCCTAGACACCCAGGAGCCATCTGCCCGGGTCATCTTTGCCAGCTTCGAATTGTGGCCTCAGGTGACAGATACTGGTCATCCTGGCCCCGGGGCTTCAGGGGGCAACATTCAAGGTATGAGCTATCTTGCTGCATGTTGCCTAGAGTCTTGTCAGCAGGAGTCCAGGCAAGTGGCAGCAGCTGGGACATGGTAACACCCCATGATCTGAGAATTGGTGCACTAAATATTAGGAGATCTGAACAAAAATGCCCTCACGAGGGAAGCTTCAGACTTGACGGTGGGGACCTGCTGGCTTTGCCACTTTGGATCTGCCTGCGGCCTGGGAGGACTCCTGGGAGGTGTCCTGACAATAATGACATAATGAGATCTCCTTTTAGTGGCTGTGATTCCATCCAGTGCTCCAGTGCCCTCCCCCCTAGGTGGGGCCTGACCTCTGTGGGCCTTATGTCCTTGGCCTGAAAAGGCTGCCAGATGAGGAGATGACTTCCTCTGCTGCTGCTCAGAGTCTGATTTGGAGTCAGAATTCTGGGGTCAAATTCTACTGCTCTGTAGCCTTAGGCTAGgtatttaatctctctgagctttGGCAAAGGATATAATAATATCCCCTCCCTGGGTAAATAGCCCTGTGATGATTATAAAGCACTGAAGTTGGCCAgttgctgtggtgcacacctgtaatcccagagattcaggaggttgaggcagaaagatcactaGTCCaggcagccttggcaatttagcaaggccctgtctcaaaataacaagtactgggaatgtagcttggtgttagagcacccctgggttcaatccccaataatgcaaaaacaaaaacaccaaagcTATGAATTTTCTCCTCCCCACTAACACCCGACTCGGGTAAGCCACACAACAATCTTCTAGAAGTTGGAGGCCTGAAGGCAGAGCTCTTTCCcagctaaatttttaattttcttttttgcagtactggagattgaacccagagtttcaCCCATGtcaggcaaatgctttaccactgagctaagtccccagccttttattttgaaacaggatctcagtCACTGAGgttaccttgaacttgtgatcttcctgcctcagcttcccaagtcgccaggactacaggcatgcatcactgcacaaGCTGGACTTTTAACTCTCTAGTTCCTGAAGGTTTTAACACTGCAGACCATAGGCAGGCATTCGAGTCCCTTAAAATCATTCTGTTCTTCCTCAGCCTGGGGTCAGAGCAGCTCCGCCCAGGTCCTCTTGCCCTCAAGTGATTAGCAGCTGCCATGTTGTGGAAGCAGCTGGCTCCTCTAGTAGGTCAGGTAAGGGCAGTCTATGCCCTCTGTCTGGATAGCCAGAATCTGGGGCCATAGCCAACCTCAGAAGCATGTACCCTCTTAGGCTGTGTCCATTTATTCCCATCAGGCATCAGCATCCGCTGCAGTTTTGAGTCCAGGCTTTCCATTTGTGCTCAAGGGCAGACCAGATGATTGTCAGCCACAAAGCAGTGACCTCAACCTTGGGGTATATCTGTTCTTGCTGCAGGCTAACTTTTATTCACTCTCCCACCCACACAGGAAAGGAGAAATCATCATTACAAGGGCAGATCCCTCCCCAACTGTGGCACTTTGCTCTTCCAATTCCCCAGGCTCTATTCTActgtaacatttttttctcagctaAACTCTTCTCTCACCTTATGCTGCTGTGGCAGTTGAAAGCTTTCCAACTCTTCTCACATCTTGACACAAGTATAAAACAATTCATCCGTAAGGCTTACTGAGGTAATTAGAGGGTGTTGCTCCTGGTCAAAGGGCTTCCAGCTCTCCAGGCTCCCCACATCATTCTGAAGGCTGAAGGGATCATGCATGGGAACCTGTTAATCCCATTCTCAAAGCACACTGCTTTGGAAACACTGGTTCAGAGAATGGATCTCTAAAGTATGGTGGGAAATCACACTGGCTGAAGCAATTTGTCTGTTCCTTCTCTTATGTAGGCATCCTGTTTGCTACGGTGCTTGAACTGTGGTACCCAGATCTCCTGGGATGGGAGGTCTCTGGGAAACCCGCTGGCCAACCTCtccaagttttattttcattctagCTCCTCCTGCCTGCTCCAGCAGCAGAAAGAATGCGGTCCTTCTGAGAAGAACCAATAGGTCCATTCGTCTTTAGAGATGGGGCATAAACTCCTAAAAAACTTCACTGAGCACAAAGATTATCTGGTACTAAAAGTTTGTCATgctatattcacatatataacaTGCAATTTTGTGGGGGGGGGCAGTAGGGAGGGTGGGTATTGGaaagagattgaaccctggggcacttaattactgaaccacatccccagtctttttttcattttgaattttaagacagggtcttcctaagttgctgaggctgacctcaaacttgcctcagactctgaagtcactgggactataggcatgcaccatcacatccAGCTCATGCACAATTTTTATATGTGCTCCTCAGAGGGGCTGAAGTAAGCAGTGGTAAGGAAGTACAAAACACCAGCAGGGAAGAGATGGTAATGATGTACCATCGGAGTAAGGGAAGTCATGGAGAACAGGTGACTTATGTCTGCAACTCTGCACGCCCCCAGCCATCTTAGGCCACTATGTTTAGTTATTTATATGCAGGAAGCACCCAAGCTTCCTCTGCACACCACCTGGCTTTTCAGTCATTGACAATTCAAATTTTGCAGATGACACCAGACACATGAATACCCATCTTCAAGCTCTACAGCAATACACATTGGTGTGCTTTTATCCCTCTGACCTCAAGTACCATACTGCTTCCAACAGGTGCTTGGTAGAGGGTCCAAATTAACGAATATTCTTCAAATCTTTTCTACAGAAAACAATTTCCCTACTTCAAAATTTCTCCACAACAAACATTAGATTTAAATACCAAAACGGAGCTGTTGTGGTGGgtcacgcttgtaatcccagtgactcagacttaggaggctgagacatgaggatcaccaagtttgaggccagcctcagcaacttagaccatTTCAAAGGGccgagggtgtagctcagtggtaaatttcCCTTGgtaaagttcaatccccagtacaaaaacaccCCAAACCATTATCAACCATTAACCTGTGACAGTTAAAATTGTCTCAGCTAGACCTGCTTACTCCAACCAATAACTAATTCAGTATGTACCACTATAAGTTTTGTCTAAGtataaaacaaattaacataGCAAGTCCTtctcataataaaatatagtACCTTAAGCAAAAACCCCAAATCTACAGAATTAAGAGTCTTCATTTTAATATCTACAGGTGATTCACAGCCACTTAGTTCAAGATGCACTGACTCAACAAAAAACTATCACCCTTCATCAATTCAGGTCTAGATGTGCACACAGTTGCTACTTGCAATATCAGTCAATTCTTCGGGTAGCTTATCTGTCAGCCTCAATTGGTCTTAGGCAGGTCAAGTATTCACTGAGATTCAGAAGCCAGTTtgacatttaaaatggaaatgctTTTATTGATAGTTCAGGGTTAAAAGAGACACAGATAAGACAAATCCAAGACAATGGAGTGTGAAATCATAGCAGCAAGGTCAATACTCTTCACCCTCATCCTCTCCCTCAGCACTATCTGCTCCAACCTCCTCATAATCTTTCTCTAGGGCAGCCATGTCCTCACGGGCCTCAGAAAACTCTCCTTCCTCCATCCCCTCACCCACGTACCAGTGAACAAAGGCACGCTTGGCATACATCAGGTCAAACTTGTGATCCAGGCGAGCCCAGGCCTCAGCAATGGCTGTGGTGTTACTCAACATGCACACAGCACGCTGTACCTTGGCCAGGTCTCCACCAGGAACCACAGTGGGAGGCTGGTAATTAATGCCAACCTTGAAGCCAGTGGGGCACCAATCCACAAACTGGATGCTGCGCTTGGTCTTGATGGTGGCAATGGCAGCATTGACATCTTTGGGGACCACATCACCACGGTACAATAGGCAGCAAGCCATGTATTTACCATGGCGGGGGTCACATTTTACCATTTGGTTGGCTGGCTCAAAGCAAGCATTGGTGATCTCTGCTACAGTAAGCTGTTCATGGTAGGCTTTCTCAGCAGAAATGACGGGGGCATATGTGGCCAGAGGGAAGTGGATGCGGGGATAGGGCACCAGGTTGGTCTGGAATTCTGTCAGATCAACATTCAGGGCTCCATCAAATCTGAGGGAAGCAGTAATGGATGACACAATCTGGCTAATGAGGCGGTTAAGGTTAGTGTAGGTTGGGCACTCAATGTCAAGGTTTCTGCGACAGATGTCATAGATGGCCTCATTATCTACCATGAAGGCACAATCAGAGTGCTCCAGGGTAGTGTGGGTGGTGAGGATGGAATTATAGGGCTCAACTACAGCTGTGGAAACCTGGGGGGCTGGGTAAATGGAGAACTCCAGCTTGGACTTCTTGCCATAATCAACAGAGAGACGTTCCATCAGCAGGGAGGTGAACCCAGAACCAGTTCCCCCACCAAAGCTGTGGAAAACCAAGAAGCCCTGAAGACCTGTGCACTGGTcagcctacaaaaaaaaaaaaggaaaaaagttaattttatcattgatagaAACCTGATGGAGATGGTAATGAACTTCTATAAATCAAAGCAGGGATTTTATTTTagggtactggagatggaacccagggcatatcaaccactaagccacacccccagccctttttattttttgttgagacagggtctcactaagttgtctagggcttcactaaattgctgagggttttgaactgtgatcctcctgcctcagcctcccaagccactgggattacaggcatgtgccaccatgcccagtttactAACAGGGCTTTTAAAACTGAAGGGAAAATCTGCTTAAAAGGCAGATTTAAAAGTGATATactgctgggcatgatggcacatgcctatattccaagtgactcaggaggttaaagcaggaggattgagagttcaaagccagtctcagcaaaagcaaggctctaagcaacttggtgagacactcCACCCCCACCAAAGAGGGCAGGGCTGTTTCTGGTAACCTATCAGCTGGAGAGTCACCACAGGTCTTGGATTATCAGCCAAGTATAATGATGTCTCAAAGACCtggaaggggggctggggttgtggctcagcgatagagtgcttgcctagcatccactggtttccatcctcagcaccacataaatgtaaaataaagatattgtgtcaatctaaAACTAAAGACCTGGAAGGGGTTTTTGAGTTAAAATACGACAAAATAGTCAAGTTCCAATGCTCTGGTGGTAGTCAGGCTGGGTATGGATCTGGCTTTACTAGTTCCTCACTGTATGACTGTTACCAAATTCATTGAGATCTCAGATTACTGGAGTTTTCCCACTcatacaggatctcactaagttgcttagtacctcaattttgctgaggctggccttgaactctcaatcctcctcccaagccactaggattataggcgtgcccAACCACACCTAGCACgcaatcctttttttaaaaaatatattttttaaattaagttattgatataaataagtaaaataaaggtctatgttgtactgagaatcaaacccaatgcctcatatattcgaggcaagcactttacaattgagccacagccccagccctgataatCCTTCTTAAAGGAGCTCAAAGATTTGTTGACATTATCTACTGATCCCTCATTTCACTTATCTGGTGGATCCATACTCAATAACACATGAGATCCATCTATGAGGCAGATCCTAGTCTGCTGATTATACCCATTAAACATCCTACACAGAATAACAAAGGACAAATGCAATTGTTTTGGAAGTAAACATCACCATAGAACCCTAAATGGCTTATACTAGGTTGATTTGTCCCTTAAGGCAGATCCTTCTTGATTTTCAGACCATGCTTGTAACTGAAGCTTGATTTGCAAGCATAGGAACCATTAACCCAATTTTGTTGAGAAGCCTAAGATAAACATCTAAGAATGAAGCCATAAATGGTGGTGCAAGGACATTCTTTTGGGGCTGAGTTTAGTATAATGTGATTTTCCTGATAAGCTACTCTACCTAAGTTTCAGTGCTTGATTTTTGGTTAATTACTTACAGGCTGCCCATATGCATAAGGAGCAAAGAGTCATCTGATTGCCACTCCTAATTAAAATCATCTAAACAACACACTTAACTTTCCTAAGACAAAGTGGCTTAAGATTTTCTTGCCACAGAGCCAGCAATGCTGAGATCTGAGACAAACTAGGGTATTACTTTTCTGTGATCACACCTTAAAACTTCAAAGTTTCAATGACTGATTCTTGTTTCtgtcttttagcttttttttttttagaggttcCCCTTGTTGGCTGTTTCTAGACAATGTTACACTGGCTTCTTGTGTTCTGAATTACCCAGCTTCCTCCACACCACACtagagctgaggattgaacccagagccacctGCATGCCagggaagtactctaccactgaactacaccctctaTTCCTGGACTTTCATCAGAGACAagtccagatttttttctttctttcttttttttgtgtgtgtggtgtgtgtgtggggggtactgggtgggaattaaactcaggggtgctccactactgagctagatccccagcccttattcatTTGGGGACAGGGTATAAGTTGCCatggctggccttaaatttgcaatccttcagcttcccaagtagctggtattgCAGGAGCAATCAATTGGTTACATGTAGGAGTCAGCCACCTACACATCGTGACTAAGATGATCTAAAAAGGGGTTATGTCTCAGCTTGAAGCAAGGAAGCTTAATTGTTTTGTTAGTGAAAATGTTAAGTTTAAGCCTCCCTGGTTCTCATCCTGACACCAGGTAAACTATCTTTACCAAATGATCACCAACTGCCCCAAATCTGCTTCCTATAACATGCAGAAGTAGGGAAAAGATTATTTGCTCCTGCTCCCATAACCCAGGACTATACAATTGAGAAGCCCAATTAATTTAGTGAGCAGACCAAATCTCATTTTAGTTGCAAAAGAATGATGATCACAGTTTTGTctctaaaattgtaaaataaaactgTCATTCATCCCACTTTAAAGCTATATTTACCAGCTTTCGAATTCGGTCTAAGACGAGGTCAATGATCTCCTTGCCAATGGTGTAGTGGCCACGGGCATAGTTATTGGCAGCATCTTCCTTGCCTGTGATGAGCTGCTCAGGGTGAAAGAGCTGACGGTAGGTTCCAGTGCGAACTTCATCTGGAAAGGAAACCAGTCACTCCTCATTAATAACCTGCACAAGCCTGCTCAACTCTGGTGAGGGGATGGGAGGTAAGAAAGACAATATGTTTATGTGATCAATGGAGAACCCAGGACAGATCCATCAACTCACCAATGACCGTGGGTTCCAGGTCTACAAACACTGCCCTGGGCACATGCTTGCCAGCGCCTGTCTCACTGAAGAAGGTGTTGAAGGAGTCATCTCCTCCCCCAATGGTCTTGTCACTTGGCATCTGGCCATCAGGCTGGATGCCATGTTCCAGGCAGTAGAGCTCCCAGCAGGCATTGCCAATCTGGACACCAGCCTGGCCAACGTGGATGGAGATACACTCACGCTGTGGGAGGATGAAAGGAAAAATGTCAGAATATGACACATCAGATGAGAAATTGGGAAGGGTTCACACCTAAATGACTAATTAACCTTCAAAGACTTTTTGGAGGCTATTCCTGCCCAGGGACTATTTCACAAGCAAAAATCTTTACTGAAGACCTAATTTAGAGATCACAAACTTAAGGCCAGTCCAGCACTTTAATGAGAcccgtctcaaaaataaaaaggattgagaaTATAGTTTAGTGATAAGAGTGAGTGCTCCTGGATTAATCCTGAGtgcaaaaaaagggaaaaaaaaaaaaggaatattttttttaaaccaacaaaCTCCTGCCATGGCTCATGGAGAAAATGCTAGATAAGCAGTAGCTAgctgtatttaaaatatgtggtCGGAGGCAGCCTTTTCCCTGTGGAAGAATCTAGTCTTTAGGAAGAACATTTTTCCTTTACCATCAGCCCATCTTGGAGAGAGGAGAGTGTTAATAAAGTCAAAAGGTTTGCCAGGACTTTTAGTGCAATGCTTTGAGAAATTAAGTTTCCTAGTAAAATGTACACATATCTCTGGCACTAAAAAACCTGGCTTCTCAAGAATAGTGGAGaactatttgttttcctttccttggtGAACATGAGTATTTAGAAATCACCAAACTCATTCCTGTTTGATAAAATAAGGCAATGAAGATAGAATCTGTACTCACAGActtaagaggaaaacaaaaggatgtttattatttttatcacaaatCAGATTAGCTTAATCTAGAGACTAGCAGAGAACTTTCAAAATATTGACACTAATAATCTCCCATTACTTTTCCTGAATAGTAAAGTTTTTAAAAGCTTCCAATtagtaaacttaaaaaaaaaaaatcaatatcagtCATGTTCTCCAAGGGCCTAGTTTCATAATCCAATAAAAAAACCATTACTCACAACCTTTGATTTATCATCTCCTTTTCACCTACATTCCCCATAAAACAATCAAGCTCTTCCAGCCACATCAGCAAGCTCAATATTATCTGTTGTCTACTTGCTCAGCTCTAGGAGCCATAGGGAGAATTGGAGCTGTTTGTTCTAAAGAGATCTTGACTATTTACTATTGCATCATGTTTATCTTTATCAGGACTTTGAAACTCCACAACCCCAAAGCTAGAAAAAACCAGATTATCTGTCCATGATGATCCTCAAACAGAACCAAAGAAATACAGTATCTAGTACCTAAGACTCACTCATTCTAACAAAGCACTTTAAGTAAACCTTGGCATCCAACCTTTCTTTCATTGATCACCAGTTTTAAACTTGGGGTtgaatgggtgtgtgtgtatggggggggggggatgttaaccactgagccacatcctcagccttcttACATTaatcaagacagggtctcataaccTTCCTGGCtaggcctcctgagctgctgggatttcaggcatggaCCATACACTGTTTAAAGCAGTTTAAACTGCTTTCTTGAAGCTTAGCAGACAAAGTCAGTGGCCACTGCTTGCTTTCCACCCTTCATGGGCCACTGAAGAGATGAAGTGAAGCTGCAGGTGAGCCACTTAGTTTAGCATTAACTGGATGAGCAGCCACTGTCacttgtataaaaaaaaaaaatttgtattaatCAGTTTGCTTAAACAGGTGTGCTGTTCTGCTCTCCTGCCCTTTAAACAATCCCACTGGTTTCTCAATCACttttacctgttttctttttggtttcctCTTGGTGAAAAGCATTCAAAGCAAGTTGTTCCAATCaggcacacttttttttttttttttttttggacacaatacattttatttatttttatgtagtgctgagggtcaaacccagtgtcttGAAGGTACTAGGCCTAAtcctgaaccacaactccagccccactttTGACAACAGTGGTTAGTCTGAAGATTCTCTGGTCAGCTACCCACTATATCCATCCCCTCCAGCTTTTAAAAGTATACTGTTTCCAAACATTGAATACAATGgatactttttttggggggggggttactggtaattgaacccaagggtttcCATGGAGCCACACCTCTTGTccttagcctcagcaatttagtaagctgtctaaaaaaaagatgaaaaataaatctggggatgtagctctgtggtaaagcgcctctgagtacaatccccagtacgggggtggggtggggggtggtggacaaaccaaaaaacccaacTATCTTTTAGATACCGTCAACAGGTGTTCTTAGTTTTTTCAAATACCTTTGAGAAGCTATTTAGATAAGGGTCAAGTTGTGCATACGTTCTTTGTGTGTGTTGGGAAtcc
This window encodes:
- the Tuba1c gene encoding tubulin alpha-1C chain — translated: MRECISIHVGQAGVQIGNACWELYCLEHGIQPDGQMPSDKTIGGGDDSFNTFFSETGAGKHVPRAVFVDLEPTVIDEVRTGTYRQLFHPEQLITGKEDAANNYARGHYTIGKEIIDLVLDRIRKLADQCTGLQGFLVFHSFGGGTGSGFTSLLMERLSVDYGKKSKLEFSIYPAPQVSTAVVEPYNSILTTHTTLEHSDCAFMVDNEAIYDICRRNLDIECPTYTNLNRLISQIVSSITASLRFDGALNVDLTEFQTNLVPYPRIHFPLATYAPVISAEKAYHEQLTVAEITNACFEPANQMVKCDPRHGKYMACCLLYRGDVVPKDVNAAIATIKTKRSIQFVDWCPTGFKVGINYQPPTVVPGGDLAKVQRAVCMLSNTTAIAEAWARLDHKFDLMYAKRAFVHWYVGEGMEEGEFSEAREDMAALEKDYEEVGADSAEGEDEGEEY